From the Schistocerca piceifrons isolate TAMUIC-IGC-003096 chromosome 2, iqSchPice1.1, whole genome shotgun sequence genome, the window ctcatagtgctcggagccatttgaaccaggcgcaCGTTATCACCAGCAGTGTCAGGATTTCAGCTGTGGAGGAGCTCATACGGACGAATCGTCATATCACCACAGTGGTACTGCTGCTGAACTTTCGGTAAGCCGACGAAATGTGCTTTACATCATCGACGAGAACCTTCATTGTCGCAAAGTTTGTGCACAGTAGGTGCCCAAGCATCTTTTAGAGAATTGGGCGAGAATAGGCGTTTTCCTAAACCGTAAGTCGAGATACGCGAAgaatggataaagggcaacaggcagattcgatatttatagatttccggaaagcatttgacacggtgccccattgcggggtgttaacgaaggtacgagcaggTGGAATAAGTTCACCGATACGTATTTCGAagtcttcttaaataatagaatgcaGTATGTTGTGTTCGacggctagtgttcatcagagacaagggtatcatcaggagcgcCCCAGCGAATTGTGGTAGGgccgctcttgttctctgtatacataaatgatgtggcggacaggttgggcagcaatatgcgattgtttgccgatgatgccgtggtgtacggtaaggtgacaaagttgagtgactgtaggagggtacaagacgaCTTAGCCAAAAttaccagttggtgtgatgaaaggcagctagccctcaatgtgaaaaaatgtaagttaatgcggatgagtaggaagatcaagcctgtaatgttaggatacagtattaatagtagatatatagcttagacaagaagagaatagaagctttcgaaatgcggtgctacagaagaatgctgaagattagatgggttgatcacataactaatgaggaagtattgaatagaattgggaagaagaggagctctctctctctctctctctctctctctctctctctctctgcaacctGCGTTTCTTATGTTGGCTGAATCTTCGTATATTAGGTTCTAGAAAGACGGTGTATGCTACACCGCCCAGCTTCAGGTTTAACAAAAGAGGAAATAAACACGTGCTTCACAAGATGAAATCCTCACTTTTCTGCAAGGTGGCCAAAGACattggatcaaaaatggttcaaatggctctgagcactatgggactcaactgctgaggtcattagtcccctagaacttagaactagttaaacctaactaacctaaggacatcacaaacatccatgcccgaggcaggattcgaacctgcgaccgtagcggtcttgcggttccagactgcagcgcctttaaccgcacggccacttcggccggcacattggATCATTGTGCATCATTCTATTTATTTAACTCTAGTGAACACAGATACATTTAAATTTAGCAAGTTTCTGGGGTGGTGGCCATTTATTGCAGCAGATATGTGTAAATTATAGTAGTTAGCAATTAAACTATTTTTACTATTTTTGCATGCTTTATGCAAAAAGGCGTTTCCTTCTacttactaaaaatggttcaaatggctctaagaaccatgggacttaacatctgaggtcatcagtctcctagactaagGACAccattcacatccatgcccgaggcaggattcgaacatgtgaccgtagcagcagcgcggttccaagctgaagcgcctagaactgctcggccgcgcccgcatctcgtggtcgtgcggtagcgttctcgcttcccacgcccgggttcccgggttcgattcccggcggggtcagggattttctctgcctcgtgatggctgggtgttgtgtgatgtccttaggttagttaggtttaagtagttctaagttctaggggactgatgaccatagatgttaagtcccatagtgctcagagccatttgaaccatttgaactgctcggCCGGCTTCTACCTACTACAAATTAGGTATAACTACAGCGACAAGTGCAGCATAGAAAAACGCGTTTTCTTGCTAATTACTACAATTTCCATTTAAATTTGCACTACCCTTGTGCTGGGATATTTCGTTTCGTGTTATCTTTGTGAATGCTGCACCTGCACATTGTTCATAAAATCTCATAAGAAAACTCTTACTTTTTTGCTTCCGACAGTCTTTGCTAGTAGTTGGGAGCACACTCAGAGGTGCGTATGATGGGACTGTACATTGTGTCTTCCGTGCATTGATATTAAATAATTAAGATTTCTAGCGGTGCAGTAGAAAAATTTCGATCAGTATGCTGTTGTCATAATCTCCTTTCAATAAATGTGATAAGAGGTACCTAAAAACCAACCGCAAGCGGACGGCACCCCGttccattactagtcatttcctttcctgttccactcggaaatagagcgagggaaaaacgactgtcttgtctgcctccgcatgagccctaaatTCTCTTATCGTGTGTTCATTGCCTTATGCGAAatgcatgtaggctgcagtagaggagttctgcaatcagcctcaaatgccggtcctctaaatttcctcGGTGGTGTACATCGAAAAGAACGTTACCTTCCTGCCAGGTATTCCCATTTCAGTCcccgaaacatctccataatacttggtGTTGTCcgatcctaccggtaacaaatctagcagcccgcctctaaattacTTCGACGcctttcttcaatccgacctggtgcggatcagaaacactcgaacaatactcaagaataagtcgaacTAGCGCCCTATATGcgcgcttcccgagcacggagtcccggggttcgattcccggcgggatcagggagtttcacctgcctcgaaatgactgagtgtttgtgttgtcctcatcatttcatcatcattcatgaaagtggcgagactggactgagcacaggttgggaatttgtacgggcgctgataaccgcacagttgagcgcacTACaagccagtcatcatcatcatcaccgtaatcatcatcatcaccgtaatcatcatcatcaccgtaatcatcatcatcaccgtaatcatcatcatcgtcaccgtaatcatcatcatcgtcaccgtaatcatcatcatcgtcaccgtaatcatcatcatcgtcaccgtaatcatcatcatcgtcaccgtaatcatcatcatcgtcaacgtaatcatcatcatcgtcaacgtaatcatcatcatcatcaacgtaatcatcatcatcatcaacgtaatcatcatcatcatcagcgtaatcatcatcatcatcatcagcgtaatcatcatcatcatcatcatcagcgtaatcatcatcatcatcatcagcgtaatcatcatcatcatcatcagcgtaatcatcatcatcatcatcagcgtaatcatcatcatcatcatcagcgtaatcatcatcatcagcgtaatcatcatcatcatcaacgtaatcatcatcatcatcaacgtaatcatcatcatcatcaacgtaatcatcatcatcatcaacgtaatcatcatcatcatcaacgtaatcatcatcatcatcatcaccgtaatcatcatcatcatcatcttcatcctaTGTGCGTTTCCTTCACGTATGAACCACGCTTGCACAAAATTCTGCTAATAAATCGAAGCCGACTATTCGCATTCCCTACCACGCTTCTCACAAGCTCTTTCTATTTCATTTTACTttgaaacgttacgcccagatatctaAAGGAGGTGACTGAACATGTTTGTTTTTCGTActtatccacattaacttacatttttctaaactgCGAGCTAACTGTCATTaatgacaccaactagaaattcatcCACCTAAGGTCTCTCAACTTcgcgcccccccccgcccccccccccccccccccagtacaccacagcaccaccagcaaacaaccgcagactgctgctcgCCCTGTCCGCCaagttatttatgtatatagaagccgcgcggggtagccgtgcggtcttgggcgccttgtcagggttcgcgcggctaccactgtcgcaggttcgagtccttagcgtaagttagattaaatagtgcataagcttagggactgatgacctcagcagtttggtcccgtaagtccttaccacaaatttcaaaatttacatatatagaaaataatagtggttctAGCACCCTTCCGTGGGACACTCCTGGcggtatccttgtctctgatgaactctcgacGTCGAAGACAACGTaccggattctacatctacatctacattgatactccgcaagccacccaacggtgtgtggcggagggcactttacgtgccactgtcattacctccctttcctgttccagtcgcgtatggttcgcgggaagaacgactgtctgaaagcctccgtgcgcgctctaatctctctaattttacattcgtgatctcctcgggaagtataagtagggggaagcaatatattcgatacctcatccagaaacgcaccctctcgaaacctggcgagcaagctacaccgcgatgcagagcgcctctctcgcagagtctgccacttgagtttattaaacatctccgtaacgctatcacggttaccaaataacccagtgacgaaacgcgccgctcttctttgggtcttctctatctcctccgtcaacccgacctggtacggatcccacactgatgagcaatactcaagtataggtcgaacgagtgttttgtaagccacctcctttgttgatggactacattttctaagcactctcccaatgaatctcaacctggtacccgctttaccaacaattagttttatatgatcattccacttcaaatcgttccgtacgcatactcccagatattttacagaagtaactgctaccagtgtttgttccgctatcatataatcatacaataaaggatccttctttctatgtattcgcaatacattacttttgtctatgttaagggtcagttgccactccctgcaccaagtgcctatccgctgcagatcttcctgtatttcgctacaattttctaatgcagcaacttctctgtatactacagcatcatccgcgaaaagccgcatggaacttccgacactatctactaagtcatttatatatattgtgaaaagcaatggtcccataacactcccctgtggcacgccagaggttactttaacgtctgtagacgtctctccattgataacaacatgctgtgttctgtttgctaaaaactcttcaatccagccacacagctggtctgacattccgtaggctcttactttgtttatcaggcgacagtgcggaactgtatcgaacgccttccggaagtcaagaaaaatagcatctacctgggagcctgtatctaatattttctgggtctcgtgaacaaataaggcgagttgggtctcacacgatcgctgtttccggaatccatgttgattcctacatagtagattctgggtttccagaaatgacatgatacgcgagcaaaaaacatgttctaaaattctacaagagatcgacgtaagagatataggtctatagttctgcgcatctgctcgacgacccttcttgaagactgggactatctgtgctcttttccaatcatttggaaccctccgttcctctagagacttgcggtacacggctgttagaaggggggcaagttctttcgcgtactctgtgtagaatcgaattggtatcccgtcaggtccagtggactttcctctattgagtgattccagttgcttttctattccttggacacttatttcgatgtcagccattttttcgtttgtgcgaggatttagagaaggaactgcagtgcggtcttcctctgtgaaacagctttggaaaaaggtgtttagtatttcagctttacgcgtgtcatcctctgtttcaatgccatcatcatcccgtagtgtctggatatgctgtttcgagccacttactgatttaacgtacgaccagaacttcctaggattttctgtcaagtcggtacatagaattttactttcgaattcaatgaacgcttcacgcatagccctccttacgctaactttgacatcgtttagcttctgtttgtctgagaggttttggctgcgtttaaacttggagtggagctctctttgctttcgcagtagtttcctaacattgttgttgtaccacggtgggtttttcccgtccctcacagttttactcggcacgtacctgtctaaaacgcattttacgattgccttgaactttttccataaacactcaacattgtcagtgtcggaacagaaattttcgttttgatctgttaggtagtctgaaatctgccttctattactcttgctaaacagataaaccttcctccctttttttatatccctattaacttccatattcagggatgctgcaacggccttatgatcactgattccctgttctgtacatacagattcgaaaagttcgggtctgtttgctatcagtaggtccaatatgttatctccacgagtcggttctctgtttaattgctcgaggtaattttcggatagtgcactcagtataatgtcactcgatgctctgtccctaccacccgtcctaaacatctgagtgtcccagtctatatctggtaaattgaaatctccacctaagactataacatgctgagaaaatttatgtgaaatgtattccaaattttctctcagttgttctgccactaatgctgctgagtcgggaggtcggtaaaaggagccaattattaacctagttcggttgtttagtgtaacctccacccataataattcacaggaactatccacttctacttcactacaggttcTGTTACTTACGAAGTGTTCGAGCCAGgcacatatctgagaaccttttccctatgctcgtaccttcgttaatagtcaGCAGagaggtaccgtgtcaaatgcttttcggaaatctagaaacatggaaactTCCTGTTGCTCTTCATGCATAGGTCGCAATATATCACCTGAGGaaagggcaacctgagtttcgTATGAGCGATTCTTCTTAAAACCGTACTGCTTCGTGGGCATAACCTTCTCGCTCTCAATgacatttattatattcgaactcggaatatgttcaagaattctgctgcaGACCGACAAtaaggatattgctctgtaatttagCGGATCCGTTCTCTTAACCCTTGTTATATATAGGAGTCACCTGCGCGTTTCTTCCAGTCGCTTTGGGCTTTGCTctgagcgagagattcgcgataaatgcaaacgaAGTAAGGTGCCATCgctgtagagtactcttcgtaCAACCTAACTGGGATTCCAtttggacctggcgacttattctTTTTTCAACCTTTTCATTTGTGTATCTACTCCAGGGATGCTAATTACAGCGCCGGtcatacgggactctgtgcgatgaTCAAACGACGGTGttgactgaagttaaaatcttctgggttattaggccgcgtaatATTTCTGCTAAAATGATCTacctttcgacccctctgctgggatcttcctcaggatcttatggtgCCCACTACTGCTCTTTTAGCAGTAGTGGAGaccataagatcctgaggaagatcccagcagaggggtcgaagcgtcgatcattttagtagaaatatgacgcagcctaagatgttaacttcagtgacaacggccacgatagCCTGCAGAATTAAATAAAACGACGGTGTGTTTCGACGATTctactgcgtgaacgatttcttaaagggAAATTTCAAATACTCATCGCGAGTTACCTGGTAGTGATTGTTGGCAGATTACTAAATTCAGTGATCGTGCGAATGGTGCATGGAGATACCTCTTATGTCACCGGAGAACGCGAGAGAGCCATATACGAAACGTCCGCACAGGGACGACATATGAAGAGGCAGCTCCTGTCCTTTGACGAGTGCCCGTATTAACGTGGGCCACCCATGCGATGTCTATCGATCAGCCTGTTGCGGGCAAAATGACTGTCTCTTTCGGTGGCTAATGGCCCGAACTATTAGGGCTGAAGTAAAAACGTTGATATACGGGCCCTTTCAGTACCTCCAAACACGCCAGCACATTTCGAATTTCTCTGACTTTTGATGTTGATATGCACGGATGAGCCAAAATACCGTACCCagcagcttacaagggaacctccccatcgcacccccctcagatttagttataagttggcacagtggataggccttgataaactgaacacagatcaattgagaaaacaggaagaacttgcgtggaactatgaaaaaaataaaatatgcaaactgagtagtccatgtgcgagataggcaacatcaacgatagtgtaagctcaggagcgccgtggtcccgtggttagcgtgagcagctgcggaacgagaggtccttggttcaagtcttccctcgagtgaaaagtttactttattattttcacaaagttatgatctgtccgttcgttcattgacgcctctgttcactgtaataagtttagtgtctgtgttttgcgaccgcaccgcagaaccgtgctattagtagacgaaaggacgtgcctctccaatgggaaccgaaaacatttgatcgcaaggtcataggtcaaccgattcctccacagaaaaacacgtctgatatattctatacgacactggtgacggcatgtgcgtcacttgacaggaatatgttgtcggcccacctaacttgtacaattggcgaatgggtaaaaagattcttctaccttggccgatttaggttttcttgtgaatgtgataaccactcccaaaaaagtgatcgcatcggacggacggacggacggactgacggacagataataattgtctgaaaataaaaaattaaactttttaactcgagggaagacttgaaccgaggacctcttgctccgcagctgctcacgctaaccacaggaccacggcgctcctgagctctcactagccatgatgttgcctatcttggtttgtatattatattcgaactcggaatatgttcaagaattctgctgcaGACCGACAAtaaggatattgctctgtaatttagCGGATCCGTTCTCTTAACCCTTGTTATATATAGGAGCCAGGCACATATCTGAGAACCTTCTccctactcggtttgtatattttgcttatttttttcatagttccacacaacttcttcctgttttctcgattgatctgtgttcagtttttcaaggcctatccactgtgccaacttataactaaatctgaggggggtgcgatggggaggttcccttgctagTAGCGTCTCGGTCCACCTGTCGAACGCAGTGCTGCACCGATTCTGTTTGCATAGATTCGACAGGTTGTTGGTAGCTTTCCGGAGGTATGGGGCACCAGATGTCTACAGACATGTCATGCACCTCCCGTAAATTTACGGCCTTTTGGTTTGCGGGTGCGGACCTGCCGCCAAATTGCGTCCCCAGTTTGTTCTATCGTGTTCAGATCAAGCtaatttggtggtcaagacatcgACGTCAGTGCACCATCCCCTCCCTCGAAACACAGTTGAACGTTCCTGACTTTGGGACACGGATTGTTATCATGATGGAAGACATTGATCCTAATGGTTACGGAAGGAtcacagtaatgttcacgtagaccGCAGCTGTGATTTTGCCTTCGATTAGTATCACGGATGTCACGGAGGCCCAGGTAAATGTTTACCGTAGCGTAATCCTAGACACACCGACCTGTGACCGAGATGCGGTGCATGTTTGGGGCCGTCGTCCACCTGGATGACGGTACGTCCGAGACAGCAAATCGAACTggtttgtcgccggccggagtgcccgtgaggttctaggcgctacagtctggaaccgagcgaccgctacggtcgcaggttcgaatcc encodes:
- the LOC124776103 gene encoding aspartate and glycine-rich protein-like; this translates as MRELSKDEDDDDDDYGDDDDDDYVDDDDDYVDDDDDYVDDDDDYVDDDDDYVDDDDDYADDDDYADDDDDDYADDDDDDYADDDDDDYADDDDDDYADDDDDDDYADDDDDDYADDDDDYVDDDDDYVDDDDDYVDDDDDYAQQQQQQREQRQGQNTA